Proteins encoded within one genomic window of Citrobacter amalonaticus Y19:
- a CDS encoding carboxymuconolactone decarboxylase family protein, whose protein sequence is MNDPQSWVAPLTRLSASLSPLVMTQKKHYGEVLHPTRWWGRMPFLFWLVALFVGFLERKRARLTPVMRALLMTRVSQVCHCAFCVDANSLRLAERCGAMEKVLAVANWQASSLFTPEERIALAYADAVTATPPQVDDALKAQMKQYFSDDVISEMTALLAFQNLSARFNAALDIPSQGLCDSLKGVPRA, encoded by the coding sequence TTGAACGATCCGCAATCGTGGGTAGCACCGCTGACCCGCCTTTCTGCCTCGCTTAGCCCACTCGTGATGACGCAAAAAAAACACTACGGCGAGGTCTTACATCCAACGCGCTGGTGGGGACGGATGCCGTTTTTGTTCTGGCTGGTGGCGCTGTTTGTGGGGTTTCTCGAACGTAAACGCGCCCGTCTGACGCCGGTGATGCGGGCGCTGCTGATGACGCGCGTGTCGCAGGTCTGCCACTGCGCATTCTGCGTGGATGCCAACAGCCTGCGCCTGGCAGAGCGCTGTGGCGCGATGGAAAAAGTGCTGGCGGTGGCGAACTGGCAGGCATCGTCGCTTTTTACGCCAGAAGAGCGCATTGCGCTGGCCTATGCTGACGCCGTGACCGCCACGCCGCCGCAGGTAGACGATGCCCTGAAAGCGCAAATGAAGCAGTATTTCAGCGATGACGTCATCAGTGAGATGACCGCGCTGCTGGCCTTCCAGAACCTCTCGGCGCGTTTCAACGCCGCGCTGGATATTCCCTCACAGGGGCTGTGCGACAGTCTCAAAGGAGTGCCGCGTGCTTGA